The proteins below are encoded in one region of Silene latifolia isolate original U9 population chromosome 2, ASM4854445v1, whole genome shotgun sequence:
- the LOC141641673 gene encoding uncharacterized protein LOC141641673: MLLCRLGWLDIDYAIRKDEPPKVTKESTKEAIDLYEKWEKSNRLSIMFIKTRMCASIRGSVDQHTKVKDLIKAIDEQFATSDKALASTLIMQFSSLRLTETKGVRDYIMRMRDIAAQLKILEVTMSDTFLVHFILCTFPPKYAPFKISYNTHKDKWSINELMAMCVQEEGRLLMEEGEKVNLTVASSSKRQKDHTKDKGKGKISAEPAIKKESTCFFCKKKGHMKIHCIKFKA; encoded by the coding sequence ATGCTACTCTGCAGATTAGGATGGTTAGATATTGATTATGCTATTCGGAAAGACGAACCACCTAAAGTAACTAAAGAAAGCACTAAAGAAGCAATTGATCTTTATGAAAAGTGGGAGAAATCTAATCGTCTCTCCATTATGTTCATAAAGACCAGAATGTGTGCTAGTATTCGTGGTTCTGTCGATCAGCATACTAAAGTTAAAGATCTAATTAAGGCCATCGATGAGCAGTTTGCAACTTCTGATAAAGCTCTTGCTAGTACTTTAATAATGCAGTTTTCATCTTTGAGGCTCACCGAGACTAAAGGTGTGCGTGATTATATCATGCGCATGAGGGATATTGCAGCTCAACTTAAGATCTTGGAAGTTACCATGTCTGACACTTTCCTTGTGCACTTCATTTTATGCACTTTTCCTCCAAAATATGCTCCTTTTAAGATCTCTTACAACACACATAAGGATAAATGGTCAATTAATGAACTTATGGCCATGTGTGTTCAAGAGGAGGGCAGATTGTTAATGGAGGAAGGTGAAAAGGTGAACCTTACTGTTGCTTCTTCTTCAAAGAGGCAAAAGGATCACACTAAAGATAAGGGAAAGGGAAAGATTTCAGCTGAGCCAGCCATTAAGAAGGAATCTACGTGTTTCTTCTGTAAAAAAAAGGGACACATGAAGATACACTGCATTAAGTTTAAGGCTTGA
- the LOC141631266 gene encoding 2-oxoglutarate-dependent dioxygenase DAO-like — protein MDEEIPIIDMQADNDGNKLREACEKWGCFRVVNHGVPPRLMAEIKSVAVELFDRPVDIKQRNKEGLPGSGYVGLTQTNQVYEALGVDIFSSLTIPSFCSDLHASPHQRPENAEKSKECTGFECYVSGLAAEKQESY, from the exons ATGGATGAAGAAATACCAATAATAGACATGCAAGCAGATAACGACGGAAACAAACTAAGAGAAGCATGTGAGAAATGGGGTTGTTTCAGAGTAGTCAATCATGGTGTTCCTCCAAGATTAATGGCTGAGATTAAATCTGTGGCGGTCGAATTGTTCGATCGTCCGGTGGATATTAAGCAGAGGAACAAGGAAGGACTACCAGGAAGCGGCTACGTTGGGCTTACTCAAACTAATCAGGTTTATGAAGCTCTTGGGGTTGATATCTTTTCTTCTCTTACTATTCCTTCCTTTTGTTCTGATCTTCATGCCTCTCCTCACCAAAG GCCTGAAAACGCAGAGAAAAGTAAAGAATGCACTGGTTTTGAGTGCTATGTATCAGGTTTGGCAGCAGAGAAACAAGAGTCGTATTGA
- the LOC141641675 gene encoding 2-oxoglutarate-dependent dioxygenase DAO-like, translating to MAGSSRLDDDSVKFCLSHFRMNKYTITQENIGASGLPMHTDACLFTILLDDEHFRGLEIIDPSGKIVDVDRFPGSFLVNLGDIAVPWSNGKMRYLKHQVICKDVGIRMSIATTITPPIDEDMKAHQKFIEGDRPPEYVPFNYAEFRKLRATTLMYAGEALELLRWKN from the exons ATGGCCGGAAGCTCAAGGCTGGACGACGACAGTGTCAAATTTTGTCTTTCACATTTCAGGATGAACAAATACACCATTACTCAGGAAAACATCGGCGCCAGTGGCTTGCCTATGCATACAGATGCTTGTCTGTTTACCATACTCCTCGACGATGAACATTTTAGAGGCCTTGAAATTATTGACCCGTCTGGTAAAATAGTCGATGTTGATCGCTTTCCTGGTTCATTTCTCGTCAATCTGGGAGACATTGCTGTG CCTTGGAGCAACGGCAAAATGCGGTATTTGAAGCACCAGGTTATATGTAAGGATGTTGGGATACGTATGTCGATTGCGACAACAATAACACCACCGATTGATGAGGACATGAAAGCTCATCAGAAATTCATAGAAGGTGACCGCCCACCTGAATATGTTCCCTTCAATTATGCAGAATTCAGGAAACTCCGAGCTACAACGCTGATGTATGCTGGTGAAGCCCTTGAACTTTTGCGTTGGAAAAACTAG
- the LOC141641674 gene encoding replication protein A 70 kDa DNA-binding subunit D-like, whose amino-acid sequence MAHIQSIPISSITKETARTEQLTVRVMRLWYRKSETNPKEVKGVELILIDENGDTIQASINQRLTRLFLEHLNEGSTYKIRRFSVSSYRVGLDMATIHPCKIWFEYSTRVVPIPNVDIPLSTHAFYTFNEVVFGAMPNRLYIDVIGRLEHIYPIRESNGKRRRTIVLGNNLNQNLCYSLFGDYVQQISEIEQEFINKPKPTLVMLFVKRSVFEGEVSITSTLGATKILVNPEMNEVKVFNNSFPDDDAPVFGAPETAGYHPPILASANIKTLSEITNLTKGGPYVTMAQIIELDTSGSTWYYYSCKECRSKVKPGEDGLWYCDKEKFNNNCTMKGVGVTSAIPRFQVKFFVTYEDPDSVEFIIWDDVMVDLLGKTAQAILDEDEMYSVVPPPDFRPLLQKSKSFGVIGLCDDPRSIAKWDDMNNARKEQLRELVESEPVLNSQEITPQKGVVETAEASDKSSATKLKEIKMGKQPMEF is encoded by the exons ATGGCACACATCCAGAGTATTCCAATTTCGAGCATCACCAAAGAAACAGCAAGGACGGAACAACTAactgttcgggttatgagattgTGGTACAGAAAGTCTGAGACAAATCCCAAGGAAGTGAAAGGTGTAGAACTCATCCTAATTGATGAAAAT GGAGACACAATTCAGGCATCAATCAACCAGAGGCTGACTCGCCTTTTCTTAGAGCACCTTAATGAAGGGAGCACATACAAAATCAGAAGGTTCAGTGTATCATCATACCGTGTGGGACTTGACATGGCAACAATTCACCCGTGCAAGATTTGGTTCGAGTACAGCACTAGGGTAGTACCCATTCCAAATGTAGATATTCCTCTTTCTACCCATGCTTTCTACACGTTCAATGAGGTCGTGTTTGGAGCAATGCCAAATAGACTTTATATTG ACGTAATTGGAAGGTTGGAGCACATTTATCCAATAAGAGAGAGCAATGGCAAGAGAAGGAGGACTATTGTTTTGGGCAATAATCT GAACCAAAACTTGTGCTACTCATTGTTTGGGGACTATGTTCAGCAAATTTCAGAAATCGAGCAAGAGTTCATTAACAAACCAAAGCCGACGTTGGTTATGCTATTCGTAAAACGTTCTGTTTTTGAAG GGGAAGTTAGCATAACATCAACATTGGGTGCTACAAAGATTTTGGTTAATCCAGAAATGAACGAGGTGAAAGTGTTCAACAATAG TTTTCCAGATGATGATGCACCCGTCTTTGGGGCTCCAGAAACAGCTGGGTACCATCCTCCAATCCTCGCAAGTGCAAACATCAAAACACTATCAGAGATAACAAATTTAACCAAAGGAGGGCCATATGTCACAATGGCCCAGATCATTGAGTTAGATACATCTGGTAGTACTTGGTACTACTACTCTTGCAAAGAATGCAGATCAAAAGTGAAGCCAGGAGAAGATGGGTTGTGGTATTGTGACAAggaaaaatttaacaataatTGCACAATGAAGGGTGTGGGGGTGACATCAGCAATACCAAGGTTTCAAGTTAAGTTTTTTGTGACATATGAAGATCCAGACTCGGTTGAGTTCATTATTTGGGATGATGTAATGGTTGATTTACTTGGGAAAACAGCACAAGCCATCCTTGACGAGGATGAG ATGTACAGTGTTGTCCCTCCCCCAGATTTCAGGCCTCTACTT caaaaatcaaagtcattTGGGGTGATCGGTTTGTGTGATGATCCAAGATCAATTGCTAAGTGGGATGACATGAATAATGCAAGAAAG GAGCAATTGAGAGAGTTAGTTGAGTCAGAACCTGTGCTGAATTCCCAAGAGATCACACCACAGAAAGGAGTCGTGGAAACGGCTGAAGCATCCGACAAATCATCTGCAACAAAATTGAAGGAAATTAAGATGGGCAAGCAGCCTATGGAGTTCTAA